One part of the Georgfuchsia toluolica genome encodes these proteins:
- a CDS encoding HPr family phosphocarrier protein codes for MPKAEVEIINKLGLHARASAKLTQLAGSYPCEVWMERNGRRINAKSIMGVMMLAAGLGTRVVIDCEGAQADEALQAITRLIVDRFGEGE; via the coding sequence GTGCCGAAGGCAGAAGTGGAAATCATCAACAAACTGGGGCTTCACGCGCGCGCATCGGCGAAGCTGACCCAGCTCGCCGGCAGCTATCCCTGCGAGGTGTGGATGGAACGCAATGGCCGCCGCATCAACGCCAAGAGCATCATGGGCGTGATGATGCTGGCTGCCGGCCTCGGCACCAGGGTGGTAATCGATTGTGAAGGCGCGCAGGCCGACGAGGCGCTGCAAGCCATTACCCGACTGATCGTCGACCGCTTCGGCGAAGGAGAGTAG
- the ptsP gene encoding phosphoenolpyruvate--protein phosphotransferase: protein MSFALFGNAVSPGIAIGRAHLVSHATLEVAQYPLRERDIPRELARLNNAFAVVGAELEALRTEANQPGTPNEVGAFVDVHAMILTDPLLAAAAAELIRERKCNAEWALVTQMEILVEQFGEIEDAYLRERKSDVVQVVERVLKVLMDKPRKMTRRSSSEDLIVVAHDLSPADTIQFKNLKIGGFVTDLGGATSHTTIVARSLAIPAVVGMHRMRQLIQDDDMLIVDGTRGILIVDPDARVLEEFRLRKNELENERNKLKRLKSAHSATLDDVEISLEANIELPQDIDQVRAVDAAGVGLFRTEFLFMNRDGIPGEDEQFEAYRAVTRAMNGKPVTIRTLDIGADKTAGALERGERSEPNPALGLRAIRYCLAEPQLFLAQLRAMLRASHYGRMRILLPMLSHVSEVDQALAMIETAKRQLRDARIKFDNDIQVGGMIEIPAAAIAIGSFARRLDFLSIGTNDLIQYTLAVDRTDEEVSSLYDPLHPAVLRLIAQTIRVCVGAGRPVAVCGEMAGDARMTRILLGMGLRQFSMHPAQLLEVKQRLLTSDTRLLVQQIARLLRQDEPERILEIVEKINA, encoded by the coding sequence ATGTCCTTCGCCCTCTTTGGCAATGCTGTATCGCCCGGCATCGCCATCGGACGGGCGCATCTGGTGTCGCACGCGACGCTGGAGGTGGCGCAATATCCGCTGCGCGAACGCGACATTCCGCGCGAACTGGCCCGGCTCAATAACGCCTTCGCCGTGGTCGGCGCAGAGTTGGAAGCGCTGCGCACCGAAGCAAACCAGCCGGGCACGCCGAACGAAGTCGGCGCCTTCGTCGATGTGCACGCCATGATCCTGACCGACCCGCTGCTGGCCGCGGCCGCTGCTGAATTGATTCGCGAGCGCAAATGCAATGCCGAGTGGGCGCTGGTGACGCAGATGGAAATCCTGGTCGAGCAATTCGGCGAAATCGAAGACGCCTATCTGCGCGAACGCAAGAGCGACGTGGTGCAGGTGGTCGAGCGCGTGCTCAAGGTATTGATGGACAAGCCACGCAAGATGACGCGGCGCAGCAGCAGCGAAGATCTGATCGTGGTGGCCCACGACCTCTCGCCGGCGGATACCATCCAGTTCAAGAACCTCAAGATTGGCGGCTTTGTCACCGACCTCGGCGGCGCCACTTCACACACCACGATCGTGGCGCGCAGCCTTGCCATCCCGGCGGTGGTCGGCATGCATCGCATGCGGCAGCTGATACAGGACGACGATATGCTTATCGTCGATGGTACGCGCGGCATCCTGATTGTCGATCCCGACGCGCGCGTGCTGGAAGAGTTCCGTTTGCGCAAGAACGAACTGGAGAACGAGCGCAACAAGCTCAAACGCCTCAAAAGCGCGCATTCGGCAACGCTCGACGATGTCGAGATTTCACTCGAAGCGAATATCGAACTACCGCAGGATATCGACCAGGTGCGCGCCGTCGATGCCGCCGGCGTCGGCCTGTTCCGTACCGAATTCCTGTTCATGAACCGCGACGGGATACCCGGCGAGGACGAGCAGTTCGAGGCCTATCGTGCCGTGACGCGCGCCATGAATGGCAAGCCGGTGACCATCCGCACGCTTGACATCGGCGCCGACAAAACCGCGGGCGCCCTGGAGCGCGGCGAGCGCTCGGAGCCGAATCCGGCGCTGGGCCTGCGCGCCATTCGCTATTGCCTCGCCGAACCGCAGCTATTCCTCGCCCAGCTGCGCGCCATGCTGCGCGCCTCGCATTACGGCCGCATGCGCATCCTGCTGCCCATGCTGTCTCACGTCAGCGAGGTCGACCAGGCGCTGGCGATGATCGAAACCGCCAAGCGTCAGTTGCGCGATGCCCGCATCAAGTTCGATAATGACATACAGGTTGGCGGTATGATCGAGATTCCCGCCGCTGCGATCGCGATAGGCTCGTTCGCGCGGCGGCTAGATTTCCTCTCCATCGGCACCAACGACCTGATCCAGTACACGCTGGCGGTCGACCGCACCGACGAGGAAGTGTCGTCGCTCTACGATCCCTTGCATCCCGCAGTGCTGAGACTGATTGCGCAAACCATACGGGTCTGCGTCGGTGCCGGACGGCCCGTTGCCGTGTGCGGCGAAATGGCGGGTGATGCCAGAATGACGCGCATCTTGCTGGGCATGGGGCTGCGCCAATTTTCCATGCATCCAGCACAACTGCTGGAGGTTAAACAGCGTCTGCTAACCTCGGACACGCGCTTGCTGGTGCAACAGATCGCACGCCTGCTGCGCCAGGACGAGCCCGAGCGCATCCTGGAGATCGTCGAGAAGATCAATGCTTGA